Proteins from a genomic interval of Peromyscus leucopus breed LL Stock chromosome 12, UCI_PerLeu_2.1, whole genome shotgun sequence:
- the Cldnd1 gene encoding claudin domain-containing protein 1 isoform X1: MDNRFATAFVIACVLSLISTIYMAASIGTDFWYEYRSPVQENSSDSNKMAWSEFLGDEADEKTYNDALFRYNGTMGLWRRCITIPQNTHWYAPPERTESFDMVTKCMSFTLNEQFMEKYVDPGNHNSGIDLLRTYLWRCQFLLPFVSLGLMCFGALIGLCACICRSLYPTIATGILHLLAGLCTLGSVSCYVAGIELLHQKLGLPENVSGEFGWSFCLACVSAPLQFMASALFIWAAHTNRKEYTLMKAYRVA, translated from the exons ATGGATAACCGTTTTGCTACAGCATTTGTGATTGCTTGTGTGCTTAGCCTCATTTCCACCATCTACATGGCAGCCTCAATAGGCACAGACTTCTGGTATGAATATCGAAGTCCTGTTCAAGAGAATTCAAGTGATTCGAATAAAATGGCCTGGAGCGAGTTCCTTGGTGATGAGGCCGATGAAAAGACTTACAATGATGCACTGTTCCGATATAATGGCACAATGGGATTGTGGAGACGGTGTATCACCATACCCCAAAACACACATTGGTATGCTCCACCAGAAAGGACAG AGTCATTTGACATGGTTACAAAATGCATGAGTTTCACACTAAATGAACAGTTCATGGAGAAATATGTTGATCCTGGAAACCACAATAGTGGAATTGATCTGCTTCGGACCT ATCTTTGGCGTTGCCAGTTCCTCTTACCTTTCGTTAGCTTGGGTTTGATGTGCTTCGGGGCTCTGATTGGACTCTGTGCCTGCATCTGCCGCAGCCTGTACCCCACCATCGCCACGGGCATCCTCCATCTCCTCGCAG GTCTGTGCACACTGGGCTCTGTAAGTTGTTACGTTGCTGGCATTGAACTGCTACACCAGAAACTAGGGCTGCCCGAGAATGTATCCGGAGAGTTTGGATGGTCCTTCTGCCTGGCCTGCGTCTCGGCTCCCTTGCAGTTCATGGCGTCTGCTCTCTTCATCTGGGCTGCCCACACCAACCGGAAAGAGTACACCTTAATGAAGGCCTATCGAGTGGCGTGA
- the Cldnd1 gene encoding claudin domain-containing protein 1 isoform X2 encodes MGGDRLEAKTSVSVASWSSLNARMDNRFATAFVIACVLSLISTIYMAASIGTDFWYEYRSPVQENSSDSNKMAWSEFLGDEADEKTYNDALFRYNGTMGLWRRCITIPQNTHWYAPPERTESFDMVTKCMSFTLNEQFMEKYVDPGNHNSGIDLLRTYLWRCQFLLPFVSLGLMCFGALIGLCACICRSLYPTIATGILHLLAGLCTLGSVSCYVAGIELLHQKLGLPENVSGEFGWSFCLACVSAPLQFMASALFIWAAHTNRKEYTLMKAYRVA; translated from the exons GTGATAGACTAGAGGCCAAGACTTCTGTCTCCGTAGCATCCTGG AGCAGTCTGAATGCCAGAATGGATAACCGTTTTGCTACAGCATTTGTGATTGCTTGTGTGCTTAGCCTCATTTCCACCATCTACATGGCAGCCTCAATAGGCACAGACTTCTGGTATGAATATCGAAGTCCTGTTCAAGAGAATTCAAGTGATTCGAATAAAATGGCCTGGAGCGAGTTCCTTGGTGATGAGGCCGATGAAAAGACTTACAATGATGCACTGTTCCGATATAATGGCACAATGGGATTGTGGAGACGGTGTATCACCATACCCCAAAACACACATTGGTATGCTCCACCAGAAAGGACAG AGTCATTTGACATGGTTACAAAATGCATGAGTTTCACACTAAATGAACAGTTCATGGAGAAATATGTTGATCCTGGAAACCACAATAGTGGAATTGATCTGCTTCGGACCT ATCTTTGGCGTTGCCAGTTCCTCTTACCTTTCGTTAGCTTGGGTTTGATGTGCTTCGGGGCTCTGATTGGACTCTGTGCCTGCATCTGCCGCAGCCTGTACCCCACCATCGCCACGGGCATCCTCCATCTCCTCGCAG GTCTGTGCACACTGGGCTCTGTAAGTTGTTACGTTGCTGGCATTGAACTGCTACACCAGAAACTAGGGCTGCCCGAGAATGTATCCGGAGAGTTTGGATGGTCCTTCTGCCTGGCCTGCGTCTCGGCTCCCTTGCAGTTCATGGCGTCTGCTCTCTTCATCTGGGCTGCCCACACCAACCGGAAAGAGTACACCTTAATGAAGGCCTATCGAGTGGCGTGA